From the Bdellovibrio sp. ArHS genome, one window contains:
- the speA gene encoding biosynthetic arginine decarboxylase — MSNWSPEKSAELYGINNWGNGYFRINGAGNVSVTPMGANGPSVDLFELTQDLLDRGIRVPIMIRFPEIIKSRVELLNGCFQKAFADHGYKGQYRGVYPIKVNQQRHLVQELVKYGRSFSMGLECGSKPELLVVLALMNTENALIICNGFKDFEYIETAILSQKLGRNTIIVVDRKEELKMIVDTAKKFNTRPKIGFRAKLNTQGAGKWVDSSGARSKFGLTAVEIVDGVEYLKKEGMLDCLELLHYHIGSQVPAIQSIKSSLKEGARFYTELYKMGAGLKYIDVGGGLGIDYDGSGHSDSSVNYSEQEYANDIVSVLQTLCDEKGIPHPSIVTESGRFLVAHHSVLVFNVLGVNDLHRHEPPRPASKTDPSIMQDMQYIFEKVNKDNINECFNDLEQAKQETLQLFTYGVLTLEQRAWCESMYFSIATKMVKLAKTVSDTEDIIAALSKELCDTYFSNFSVFQSVPDSWAVGQLFPVIPIHRLGEEPSRETTLADLTCDSDGVIEKFIDTESGTPKDTVRLHQFTDGQQYYLGVFLTGAYQEILGDLHNLFGDTDAVHISLNGVGYTIDHYVPGDTVTEVLSYVQYGRSEMVDNVRQATEESIQKGSITKQEAKLLIKHYEEGLSGYTYLEEAE, encoded by the coding sequence ATGTCAAATTGGAGTCCTGAAAAAAGTGCTGAGCTTTATGGGATTAACAACTGGGGCAACGGTTATTTCAGAATTAACGGAGCAGGCAATGTCTCTGTAACTCCAATGGGCGCCAATGGCCCTTCGGTTGACTTGTTCGAACTTACTCAGGATCTTTTGGACCGCGGTATCCGCGTTCCTATCATGATCCGTTTTCCAGAAATTATTAAATCTCGCGTAGAGCTTTTGAACGGTTGTTTCCAAAAAGCTTTCGCCGATCATGGCTATAAAGGCCAATACCGTGGCGTTTACCCGATCAAGGTAAACCAACAACGTCACCTGGTGCAGGAATTGGTGAAATACGGCCGCAGCTTCTCCATGGGGCTTGAGTGTGGTTCTAAACCTGAACTTCTTGTGGTTCTGGCTTTGATGAATACCGAAAACGCTCTGATCATCTGCAACGGCTTCAAAGATTTTGAATACATTGAGACCGCAATTCTTTCGCAAAAATTGGGCCGCAACACGATCATCGTTGTGGACCGTAAAGAAGAATTGAAAATGATCGTCGATACAGCGAAGAAGTTCAATACTCGCCCAAAAATCGGTTTCCGTGCGAAACTTAACACGCAAGGTGCGGGCAAATGGGTCGATTCGTCAGGGGCTCGCTCTAAGTTCGGTTTGACGGCTGTTGAGATCGTTGACGGTGTTGAGTACTTGAAAAAAGAAGGCATGTTGGATTGCCTTGAGCTTCTGCACTACCACATTGGCTCTCAGGTTCCGGCAATTCAATCTATCAAATCTTCTTTAAAAGAAGGCGCTCGCTTCTACACTGAGCTTTATAAAATGGGTGCAGGCCTTAAATACATCGACGTCGGTGGCGGTCTTGGTATTGATTACGACGGGTCCGGCCATTCTGACAGCTCTGTGAATTACTCCGAGCAAGAGTACGCAAATGACATCGTGTCTGTTCTGCAAACTCTTTGTGATGAAAAAGGCATTCCACACCCAAGCATCGTGACAGAGTCAGGTCGCTTCCTGGTGGCCCATCACTCCGTTCTCGTATTCAACGTTTTGGGCGTGAATGATCTTCACCGTCACGAACCTCCTCGTCCTGCTTCAAAGACAGATCCTTCCATCATGCAAGACATGCAGTACATCTTTGAGAAGGTGAACAAGGACAATATCAACGAATGCTTCAATGACCTTGAGCAAGCGAAGCAAGAAACTTTACAGCTTTTCACTTACGGAGTTTTGACATTAGAACAACGTGCGTGGTGTGAAAGCATGTACTTCTCCATTGCGACTAAAATGGTGAAACTGGCGAAGACTGTTTCTGATACTGAAGATATCATTGCGGCCCTTTCTAAAGAGCTATGTGATACTTATTTCTCAAACTTCTCGGTGTTCCAGTCCGTTCCCGACTCTTGGGCAGTAGGCCAATTGTTCCCGGTGATCCCTATTCACCGCTTGGGCGAAGAACCTTCACGCGAGACCACTTTGGCGGATTTAACTTGCGACTCTGACGGTGTTATTGAAAAGTTCATCGACACAGAATCAGGAACCCCCAAAGACACGGTTCGCCTTCACCAGTTTACCGATGGCCAACAGTACTACCTGGGCGTATTCCTGACCGGTGCTTACCAAGAAATTCTTGGTGACCTTCACAACTTGTTCGGCGACACAGACGCCGTTCATATTTCTTTGAATGGTGTCGGCTACACCATTGACCACTATGTTCCGGGCGACACTGTAACGGAAGTTCTTTCTTACGTTCAGTACGGCCGCTCTGAAATGGTCGACAATGTTCGTCAAGCCACAGAAGAAAGTATTCAAAAGGGTTCGATCACAAAACAAGAAGCCAAGCTTCTGATCAAACACTACGAAGAAGGCCTTTCCGGCTACACCTACCTAGAAGAAGCCGAATAG
- a CDS encoding transposase, whose product MSKYLSYASETHKMEIHSFVLMNNHFHLIAQFPENNMAEAMNYFMRETSRVISRKAGRINQTYGGRYFRSAITKNNYLDHVYKYVYRNPVEAGIVESVQDYQFSTLYMKLKSRSSGFPIIEDPRISSTQRHSTLKWLNTAPKASDKEEIRKALKKPEFNLTSRASGMFVHHLEVDRF is encoded by the coding sequence ATGTCTAAATATCTTTCCTATGCTTCAGAAACACACAAGATGGAAATTCATTCCTTTGTTCTGATGAACAATCACTTTCATCTGATCGCTCAATTTCCAGAAAACAATATGGCAGAGGCGATGAACTATTTCATGAGGGAAACTTCAAGAGTGATCTCTAGAAAAGCGGGCAGGATCAATCAAACGTACGGAGGACGCTATTTTCGTTCGGCCATCACGAAGAACAACTATCTGGATCACGTCTATAAGTACGTGTATCGAAACCCCGTTGAAGCCGGTATCGTCGAAAGTGTTCAGGATTATCAGTTCAGTACTCTTTATATGAAACTAAAAAGCCGTAGCAGTGGCTTCCCGATAATCGAGGATCCGCGGATTTCATCAACACAGCGGCATTCAACCTTGAAGTGGTTGAATACCGCACCGAAGGCAAGCGACAAAGAAGAAATAAGAAAGGCATTAAAAAAGCCCGAGTTCAATTTGACTTCTCGGGCTTCGGGAATGTTTGTTCATCATTTAGAGGTCGATCGCTTCTAG